A stretch of the Vitis vinifera cultivar Pinot Noir 40024 chromosome 16, ASM3070453v1 genome encodes the following:
- the LOC100247770 gene encoding late embryogenesis abundant protein At5g17165 isoform X2, with protein sequence MAANPKSRELASLGKRVVSQIWSSSSRDPALPAVAFRSAHFSIYDKNPDDQLPPGVVPDELIQPQSDKYWAPHPQTGVFGPAAEQNAATAGAGSRDGGFFSSPVNGGGESVLEEKAWFRPTSLEDLEKPH encoded by the exons ATGGCAGCCAATCCGAAGAGCCGCGAACTCGCCAGCTTGGGGAAGCGAGTCGTGAGCCAGATCTGGAGCAGCAGCTCCCGCGATCCTGCTCTGCCAGCTGTTGCTTTCAG GAGTGCCCATTTCTCCATATATGACAAGAACCCGGATGATCAACTCCCCCCGGGTGTGGTCCCCGACGAGCTGATCCAGCCCCAGTCCGACAAGTACTGGGCTCCACACCCACAAACTGGCGTGTTTGGCCCAGCTGCCGAGCAAAACGCTGCAACTGCTGGTGCAGGAAGCAGGGACGGTGGCTTCTTCTCCTCGCCAGTGAATGGTGGTGGAGAGTCGGTGCTGGAAGAGAAGGCGTGGTTCCGCCCCACCAGCCTGGAGGACTTGGAGAAGCCTCACTGA
- the LOC100247770 gene encoding late embryogenesis abundant protein At5g17165 isoform X1: MAANPKSRELASLGKRVVSQIWSSSSRDPALPAVAFSRSAHFSIYDKNPDDQLPPGVVPDELIQPQSDKYWAPHPQTGVFGPAAEQNAATAGAGSRDGGFFSSPVNGGGESVLEEKAWFRPTSLEDLEKPH, encoded by the exons ATGGCAGCCAATCCGAAGAGCCGCGAACTCGCCAGCTTGGGGAAGCGAGTCGTGAGCCAGATCTGGAGCAGCAGCTCCCGCGATCCTGCTCTGCCAGCTGTTGCTTTCAG CAGGAGTGCCCATTTCTCCATATATGACAAGAACCCGGATGATCAACTCCCCCCGGGTGTGGTCCCCGACGAGCTGATCCAGCCCCAGTCCGACAAGTACTGGGCTCCACACCCACAAACTGGCGTGTTTGGCCCAGCTGCCGAGCAAAACGCTGCAACTGCTGGTGCAGGAAGCAGGGACGGTGGCTTCTTCTCCTCGCCAGTGAATGGTGGTGGAGAGTCGGTGCTGGAAGAGAAGGCGTGGTTCCGCCCCACCAGCCTGGAGGACTTGGAGAAGCCTCACTGA